In the Streptomyces sp. BHT-5-2 genome, one interval contains:
- the hemC gene encoding hydroxymethylbilane synthase: protein MSAPELIRIVSRDSPMALAQVERVRAELAALHPGIATEVVPVKTTGDRWMGALSQVEGKGAFTKEVDAALLAGHADLAVHCVKDIPGDRPLPAGTTFAAFLKRDDVRDALIHPGGLTLDELPAGTRIGTSSVRRIAQLAASHPHLEFVPMRGNANRRMEKLAAGEADALLLAVSGLERIGRTDAITEILPVDVMCPPIGAGVLALQCREDDSATIDAVSGLGDPATYRETMAERMLLHVLQGHCNSPIAGFASTDRRGELSLRASVFTPDGKTVLNAHEWAGPLTPETLGTSVAVALLRQGARELIDSIAH from the coding sequence ATGTCCGCCCCAGAACTGATCCGCATCGTCTCCCGCGACTCGCCGATGGCCCTGGCCCAGGTGGAGCGCGTCCGCGCCGAGTTGGCCGCACTGCACCCCGGCATCGCCACGGAGGTCGTCCCCGTCAAGACGACCGGGGACCGGTGGATGGGGGCGCTCTCCCAGGTGGAGGGCAAGGGGGCGTTCACCAAGGAGGTCGACGCCGCCCTGCTGGCCGGTCACGCGGACCTCGCGGTGCACTGCGTGAAGGACATCCCCGGCGACCGTCCGCTGCCCGCCGGCACCACGTTCGCCGCCTTCCTCAAGCGCGACGACGTCCGTGACGCGCTGATCCACCCGGGCGGCCTGACCCTCGACGAGCTGCCCGCCGGCACCCGGATCGGCACCTCCTCGGTGCGGCGGATCGCCCAGCTCGCCGCGTCGCACCCGCACCTGGAGTTCGTGCCGATGCGCGGCAACGCCAACCGCCGCATGGAGAAACTGGCCGCCGGCGAGGCCGACGCCCTGCTGCTGGCGGTCTCCGGACTGGAGCGGATCGGCCGCACCGACGCGATCACCGAGATCCTGCCGGTGGACGTGATGTGCCCGCCCATCGGCGCGGGTGTCCTGGCGCTCCAGTGCCGCGAGGACGACAGCGCCACCATCGACGCGGTCAGTGGCCTCGGCGACCCTGCGACGTACCGGGAGACCATGGCCGAGCGGATGCTGCTGCACGTCCTCCAGGGCCACTGCAACAGTCCGATCGCCGGTTTCGCCAGCACCGACCGGCGTGGCGAACTCTCCCTGCGGGCCAGCGTTTTCACGCCCGACGGCAAGACCGTCCTCAACGCACACGAGTGGGCGGGCCCGCTGACCCCCGAGACGCTGGGCACGTCCGTCGCCGTGGCTCTGCTGC
- the proP gene encoding glycine betaine/L-proline transporter ProP: MSAARRNPPNRRTARKASGGGSAATDRLLRIALRRRKQPLSHADVTVTDRPAVRRAVSAAALGNTMEWFDFGVYAYLAGTLGKVFFPASSPGAQVVSSFATFAAAFVVRPLGGMVFGPLGDRIGRQRVLAATMIMMAVSTFAVGFLPGYHAVGFAAPILLLICRLVQGFSTGGEYAGATTYIAEYAPDKRRGFLGSWLDFGTFVGYSLGSGLVTVLTAVLGEDGLVSWGWRLPFLVAGPLGLIGLYMRMRLEETPAFQREAEQAHKEAEEARAAGGQDPVEEARQSGHGRLREIFTRHWEAVLICMGLVLLYNVTNYMVTSYLPTFMTETLGQDPLTAQLLVLGTMIVVVLTITTVGRSSDRWGRRPLFMAGSLALIALAAPAVLLIRAGGILLPALGCLILGLLLVCFAGTSAATLPALFPTRMRYGALSIAFNISVSLFGGTTPLFASGLVQLTGSHMVPAYYLMAAGVVGFVSTLFLHETAGKPLRGSGPMVETKEQAHKLVAHSRTEAGRRARDIWIRLRHPWARH, from the coding sequence ATGAGCGCCGCCCGCCGCAATCCACCGAACCGCCGTACGGCCCGGAAAGCATCCGGTGGTGGAAGCGCCGCCACCGACCGCCTTCTGCGCATTGCGCTGCGCCGTCGAAAGCAGCCGCTGAGCCATGCGGACGTGACAGTCACCGACCGGCCGGCGGTGCGCCGGGCGGTGTCGGCGGCCGCGCTCGGCAACACCATGGAGTGGTTCGACTTCGGCGTCTACGCCTATCTGGCGGGCACCCTGGGAAAGGTCTTCTTTCCCGCCAGTTCGCCCGGTGCACAGGTGGTCTCGTCGTTCGCCACCTTCGCCGCGGCCTTCGTCGTACGGCCCCTCGGCGGCATGGTGTTCGGTCCGCTGGGGGACCGCATCGGACGCCAGCGGGTACTGGCCGCCACCATGATCATGATGGCGGTCAGCACCTTCGCCGTCGGATTCCTGCCCGGATATCACGCCGTCGGATTCGCCGCGCCGATTCTGCTGCTGATCTGCCGGCTGGTCCAGGGATTCTCGACGGGCGGTGAATATGCCGGAGCCACCACTTATATCGCCGAATACGCCCCCGACAAACGCCGCGGATTCCTCGGCAGCTGGCTCGACTTCGGCACCTTCGTCGGATATTCGCTGGGGTCGGGACTGGTCACCGTGCTCACCGCGGTGCTCGGCGAGGACGGGCTGGTCTCCTGGGGCTGGCGGCTGCCGTTCCTGGTCGCCGGCCCGCTCGGGCTGATCGGCCTCTACATGCGGATGCGGCTGGAGGAGACCCCGGCCTTCCAACGCGAGGCCGAACAGGCCCACAAGGAGGCGGAGGAGGCACGCGCCGCGGGCGGCCAGGACCCGGTCGAGGAAGCCCGCCAGTCCGGCCACGGCAGGCTCAGGGAGATCTTCACCCGGCACTGGGAGGCGGTGCTGATCTGCATGGGCCTGGTGCTGCTCTACAACGTCACCAACTACATGGTGACCTCCTACCTGCCGACCTTCATGACCGAGACGCTCGGCCAGGACCCGCTCACCGCCCAGCTGCTGGTCCTCGGCACCATGATCGTCGTGGTGCTGACCATCACCACCGTCGGCCGCAGCTCGGACCGCTGGGGCCGCCGCCCCCTCTTCATGGCCGGCAGCCTGGCCCTGATCGCGCTCGCCGCCCCCGCGGTGCTCCTCATCCGGGCCGGCGGCATCCTGCTGCCCGCCCTCGGCTGCCTGATCCTGGGCCTGCTGCTGGTGTGCTTCGCCGGTACCTCCGCCGCCACCCTGCCGGCGCTGTTCCCGACCCGGATGCGGTACGGCGCGCTCTCCATCGCCTTCAACATCTCGGTGTCGCTGTTCGGCGGCACCACGCCGCTGTTCGCCTCCGGCCTGGTGCAGCTGACCGGGAGCCACATGGTCCCCGCGTACTACCTGATGGCCGCCGGTGTGGTCGGGTTCGTCTCGACGCTGTTCCTGCACGAGACCGCGGGCAAGCCGCTGCGCGGCTCCGGGCCGATGGTGGAGACCAAGGAGCAGGCCCACAAGCTGGTCGCACACAGCCGCACCGAGGCCGGGCGCCGGGCCCGGGACATCTGGATCAGGCTGCGGCACCCCTGGGCCCGGCACTGA
- a CDS encoding class F sortase — protein MTAQQSPQPNPSPDPPKEAAVPRPGGRGLIWAVSAFLLGAILVYNSVDTSADAKPQSPYAATPTPTPAPTPERPASSAPDLALSRSVPKRLSIPEIAVDAPFTPLTLGPNGQLNPPPAGDKNLVGWYQDGATPGERGAAIVAGHVDTKTGPAVFLQLETLRPGATVEITREDGIVATFKVDSVETFSKANFPNDRVYADTPDPQLRLITCGGSYDHKVKDYMSNVVVFAHLVSSTRA, from the coding sequence ATGACCGCCCAGCAGTCGCCCCAGCCGAATCCGAGTCCCGATCCGCCCAAGGAAGCCGCCGTGCCACGCCCCGGGGGACGCGGCCTGATCTGGGCCGTGAGCGCGTTCCTGCTGGGTGCCATCCTCGTGTACAACTCCGTGGACACCTCGGCGGACGCCAAACCGCAGTCCCCGTACGCGGCCACCCCGACCCCGACCCCGGCCCCGACCCCGGAGCGTCCGGCTTCGTCCGCCCCCGATCTGGCCCTGTCCCGCTCCGTACCGAAGCGGCTGTCGATCCCGGAGATCGCCGTGGACGCGCCCTTCACCCCGCTGACCCTCGGTCCCAACGGGCAGCTCAACCCGCCTCCGGCCGGTGACAAGAACCTCGTCGGCTGGTACCAGGACGGTGCCACACCGGGCGAGCGCGGCGCCGCCATCGTCGCCGGACATGTGGACACCAAGACCGGCCCCGCGGTGTTCCTCCAACTGGAGACCCTCAGGCCCGGGGCCACGGTCGAGATCACCCGCGAGGACGGCATCGTCGCCACATTCAAGGTCGACTCCGTGGAGACGTTCAGCAAGGCCAATTTCCCCAACGACCGGGTATACGCCGACACCCCGGACCCCCAGCTCCGCCTGATCACCTGCGGGGGCTCGTACGACCACAAGGTCAAGGACTACATGTCCAACGTGGTGGTCTTCGCCCACCTCGTCTCGTCGACGCGGGCCTAG
- a CDS encoding Mut7-C ubiquitin/RNAse domain-containing protein, with protein MNGPEITLTFASELHLFIGAERAADRTPLVTDGSSTLGHVIESLGVPLTEVGRLVVDGAPAAVSHIPVRGEHIEVRAVERPQRVPGAPLRFLLDVHLGTLARRLRLLGVDAAYTNEDPGDAALAALSAQERRVLLSRDRGLLQRREIWAGAYVYSDRPDDQLRDVLGRFAPALAPWTRCTACNGRLAAADKDAVQEQLQHGTQRTYDVFAQCTACGRVYWRGAHHARLEAIVEEALRAGTS; from the coding sequence GTGAACGGACCCGAGATCACCCTGACCTTCGCCTCTGAGCTGCATCTTTTCATCGGAGCGGAGCGCGCGGCCGACCGTACGCCGCTGGTGACCGACGGTTCCTCGACGCTCGGTCATGTCATCGAGTCGCTGGGCGTCCCGCTCACCGAGGTCGGGCGACTGGTCGTGGACGGGGCGCCGGCAGCCGTCTCGCACATCCCGGTCCGGGGCGAACACATCGAGGTCCGGGCCGTCGAGCGCCCCCAGCGCGTTCCCGGTGCACCGCTGCGGTTCCTGCTCGACGTCCACCTCGGCACCCTGGCCCGCCGGCTGCGGTTGCTCGGCGTCGATGCGGCGTACACCAACGAGGACCCCGGAGACGCCGCCCTGGCCGCGCTCTCCGCGCAGGAGCGGCGGGTGCTGCTCTCCCGCGACCGGGGACTGCTGCAACGCCGGGAGATCTGGGCCGGCGCCTACGTCTACAGCGACCGGCCGGACGACCAACTCCGCGACGTGCTCGGCCGATTCGCCCCCGCCCTCGCCCCCTGGACCCGCTGCACGGCGTGCAACGGCCGACTGGCCGCCGCCGACAAGGACGCCGTCCAGGAACAGCTCCAACACGGTACCCAGCGCACCTACGACGTCTTCGCGCAGTGCACCGCGTGCGGACGGGTCTACTGGCGCGGCGCCCATCACGCCCGCCTGGAGGCGATCGTCGAGGAGGCCCTGCGGGCGGGCACCAGCTGA
- a CDS encoding AAA family ATPase gives MGRPFVELLPSRLADAGNLVAALRSAFARIAELEQVLVVIDEVEEIAPVRSEPAQPGGLHGVANELLKLIPGFRERDERLLVCATDSVRGASTS, from the coding sequence CTGGGCCGGCCGTTCGTCGAACTGCTGCCGTCCCGGTTGGCGGACGCGGGCAATCTGGTGGCCGCGCTGCGCAGTGCGTTCGCCAGGATCGCGGAACTGGAGCAGGTGCTGGTCGTCATCGACGAGGTCGAGGAGATCGCCCCGGTCCGCAGCGAGCCCGCCCAGCCCGGCGGCCTGCACGGGGTGGCCAACGAGCTGCTCAAGCTGATCCCCGGCTTCCGGGAGCGGGACGAGCGGCTGCTGGTCTGCGCCACCGACTCCGTCCGCGGCGCTTCGACTTCCTGA
- a CDS encoding cytochrome P450: protein MPEYPQTDQAPQSEQPPRTSEAPQGQRDARGSELPAPRQSPLADPTPGSDALPVVDLPGYGEDFVTDPYPYYAELRARGPVHRVRTPYGQDSWLVVGHETVRAALADPRLGKDWTKANLQRLAGETPLFTNMLDVDPPHHTRLRKLVAKEFTSRRVEALRPRVQQLTDQLLDAMLATPGGRADLIEALAFPLPMTVICDLLGVPSIDREAFRAWSHEFVSPTSPEAIAKATQEMADYLTELIGTQRREPVDGLLSALIRTSDEDGDRLSQEELIGTVFLLLIAGHETTVNLIANGVRALLEHPDQLAALRADGGLLDNAVEEMLRYEGPVETATWRCAAEPVELGGTVIPEGAPVLISLASASRDTERFAAADDFDITRDPRGHVAFGHGIHFCLGAPLARLEGRIAIRSLLDRCPDLALDTTADTPHWRSGLLMRGMDRLPIRWDGQAPATGR, encoded by the coding sequence ATGCCGGAGTATCCGCAGACCGATCAGGCCCCGCAGAGCGAGCAGCCCCCTCGGACCTCCGAGGCCCCACAGGGCCAACGAGACGCACGGGGCTCCGAGTTGCCCGCCCCACGGCAATCCCCGCTCGCCGATCCGACGCCGGGCTCCGACGCGCTTCCGGTGGTCGATCTGCCCGGCTACGGCGAGGACTTCGTCACCGACCCGTATCCGTACTACGCCGAGCTGCGGGCCCGCGGCCCCGTTCACAGGGTGCGCACCCCGTACGGCCAGGACTCCTGGCTCGTCGTCGGCCATGAGACCGTCCGTGCGGCACTCGCCGATCCGCGGCTGGGCAAGGACTGGACGAAGGCCAACCTGCAACGCCTGGCCGGCGAAACGCCCCTGTTCACCAACATGCTGGACGTGGACCCACCGCACCACACCCGGTTGCGGAAGCTGGTCGCGAAGGAGTTCACCAGCCGCCGCGTCGAGGCGCTGCGCCCGCGCGTGCAGCAGCTCACCGACCAACTCCTCGACGCGATGCTGGCCACACCGGGCGGCCGGGCCGACCTCATCGAGGCACTGGCGTTCCCGCTGCCGATGACCGTCATATGCGATCTCCTCGGCGTGCCCTCGATAGACCGCGAGGCCTTCCGCGCCTGGTCCCACGAATTCGTCTCCCCGACCAGCCCCGAAGCGATCGCCAAGGCCACCCAGGAGATGGCCGACTACCTCACCGAGCTCATCGGGACCCAGCGCCGCGAACCGGTCGACGGACTGCTCAGCGCCCTGATCCGGACCAGCGACGAGGACGGCGACCGGCTCTCCCAAGAGGAACTCATCGGCACGGTCTTCCTGTTGCTGATCGCCGGTCACGAGACCACGGTCAACCTCATCGCGAACGGCGTCCGGGCCCTGCTGGAACACCCCGACCAACTGGCCGCCCTGCGTGCCGACGGCGGCCTGCTGGACAACGCCGTGGAGGAGATGCTCCGCTACGAAGGCCCGGTGGAGACCGCCACCTGGCGCTGCGCCGCCGAGCCGGTGGAACTCGGCGGCACCGTGATCCCCGAGGGCGCCCCGGTGCTGATCTCCCTGGCCTCGGCCTCCCGTGACACCGAACGGTTCGCCGCCGCCGACGACTTCGACATCACCCGCGACCCGCGCGGCCATGTCGCCTTCGGCCACGGCATCCACTTCTGCCTCGGCGCGCCGCTGGCCCGTCTGGAGGGCCGGATCGCCATCCGCTCCCTTCTGGACCGCTGCCCGGACCTCGCCCTGGACACCACAGCCGACACCCCGCACTGGCGCAGCGGCCTCCTCATGCGCGGCATGGACCGGCTCCCGATCCGCTGGGACGGGCAGGCACCGGCAACCGGTCGGTGA
- a CDS encoding aspartate/glutamate racemase family protein, with protein MKTIGLIGGMSWESTAEYYRLLNELTRERLGGLHSAKCVLYSVDFAEIERLQVEGRWDEAGEVLAEAAKALEAAGADLLLICTNTMHKVADQVSSAVDIPLLHLADTTAEAVRGSGLRRIGLLGTAFTMEQDFYRGRLAHHGLDVLVPDAAGRETVHRVIYEELCLGIVKEESRAAYVAVIDELIAAGAEGIVLGCTEIELLVRPQDSAVPLFPTTRLHAEAAVTRAVGSP; from the coding sequence ATGAAGACCATCGGGCTGATCGGCGGCATGAGCTGGGAATCCACGGCGGAGTACTACCGCCTGTTGAACGAGCTGACGCGGGAGCGACTGGGCGGGCTGCACTCGGCCAAGTGCGTGCTCTACTCCGTGGACTTCGCGGAGATCGAGCGCCTTCAGGTCGAGGGGCGCTGGGACGAGGCCGGTGAGGTCCTGGCCGAGGCCGCCAAGGCACTGGAGGCAGCGGGCGCGGACCTGCTGCTGATCTGCACCAACACCATGCACAAGGTCGCCGACCAGGTGTCGTCCGCGGTCGACATCCCGCTCCTGCACCTCGCCGACACCACGGCGGAGGCCGTACGCGGCAGTGGACTTCGCCGCATCGGCTTGCTGGGCACGGCGTTCACCATGGAGCAGGACTTCTACCGTGGGCGCCTGGCGCACCACGGCCTGGACGTCCTGGTTCCGGATGCCGCCGGACGCGAGACCGTGCACCGCGTGATCTACGAGGAGCTGTGCCTGGGCATCGTCAAGGAGGAGTCCCGCGCTGCCTATGTCGCCGTCATCGACGAACTGATCGCCGCCGGAGCCGAGGGCATCGTGCTCGGCTGCACCGAGATCGAACTCCTCGTCCGCCCGCAGGACAGCGCGGTCCCCCTCTTCCCGACGACCCGACTGCACGCCGAGGCCGCAGTCACCCGCGCGGTCGGCTCACCTTGA
- a CDS encoding DUF6296 family protein, with protein MDYPERYELVFQAPAVEDDVVIVRRTDQAGAGGYPIYEDESGIVRAEISDRGEVRMVASGGHQAPHTPLLARRLSP; from the coding sequence ATGGATTACCCGGAACGCTACGAGCTGGTATTTCAGGCCCCCGCCGTGGAGGACGACGTGGTGATCGTGCGGCGTACCGACCAGGCGGGAGCGGGCGGGTATCCGATCTACGAAGACGAGTCGGGGATCGTGCGCGCGGAGATCAGCGATCGGGGCGAGGTCCGCATGGTGGCCAGTGGCGGGCACCAGGCACCCCATACCCCGCTCCTGGCGAGGCGACTGAGCCCGTGA
- a CDS encoding serine hydrolase, with protein MPVDHRSSHHRRRLTLVATAAALSLLTIPTAASATAGTTTTTSTAASTSAFSSVSTPPTHRPALDRRALENSLQAFHKAGMYGAYSAVRDGADEWQGAAGVADTGTGRTTTPQMEHRIGSVTKTFTATAVLQEVGKGHIDLDAPIGRYLPGFITGERGRAITVRMLLNHTSGIGDYNGAIFATADSVEGNRFHEFAPEELARLGVAAPPLSKPGEAHHYSNTNYILAGLLLRKVTGQSPETYITEHVIQKAGLRHTYFPHSPYLSGRHAKMYEAAYGGFNPPHEFSVYNMSWVGTAGAVVSTMPDLNRFYRALLGGKLLAPAQLRQMKTTVPVPGTHARYGLGLLQTTTACGEFWGHNGLVLGAMTWSLSSPDGRRQVSLGFNLTRYEKLDAHKQPIPDTIDAAMDAHLAQAICGTKAGTDSSSGQSSAPSQPNSRIQPHNWLPIRSADAH; from the coding sequence ATGCCTGTTGACCACCGCTCGTCGCACCACCGCCGCAGACTGACCCTCGTCGCCACCGCCGCCGCGTTATCGCTCCTCACCATCCCCACCGCAGCCTCCGCGACCGCCGGCACAACCACCACAACGTCGACCGCTGCCTCTACCTCTGCCTTCAGCTCGGTCTCGACGCCCCCCACTCACCGCCCGGCGCTCGACCGCCGGGCGCTGGAAAATTCTCTCCAGGCATTCCACAAGGCCGGGATGTACGGCGCGTACTCCGCCGTGCGCGACGGTGCCGACGAGTGGCAAGGCGCAGCCGGGGTCGCCGATACCGGCACCGGCCGCACCACCACCCCGCAGATGGAACACCGCATCGGCAGTGTCACCAAAACCTTCACGGCCACCGCCGTGCTCCAGGAGGTCGGCAAAGGCCATATCGATCTCGACGCACCGATCGGCCGCTATCTGCCCGGGTTCATAACGGGCGAGCGCGGCCGGGCCATCACCGTCCGGATGCTGCTCAACCACACCAGCGGCATCGGCGACTACAACGGAGCGATCTTCGCGACCGCGGACAGCGTCGAGGGCAATCGCTTCCACGAGTTCGCCCCGGAGGAGCTGGCCCGGCTGGGTGTCGCCGCTCCCCCACTGAGCAAGCCTGGCGAGGCCCACCACTACTCCAACACCAACTACATCCTCGCCGGTCTGCTGCTCCGGAAGGTCACCGGCCAGTCCCCCGAGACCTACATCACCGAACACGTCATCCAAAAGGCCGGCCTGCGCCACACCTACTTCCCGCACTCGCCCTATCTCTCCGGACGGCACGCCAAGATGTACGAGGCCGCATACGGAGGCTTCAATCCGCCACACGAATTCAGCGTCTACAACATGTCCTGGGTCGGCACGGCCGGCGCCGTCGTCTCGACGATGCCCGACCTCAACCGCTTCTACCGCGCCCTGCTCGGCGGCAAGTTGCTCGCCCCGGCACAGCTGCGCCAGATGAAGACGACGGTGCCGGTCCCGGGCACCCACGCGCGCTACGGCCTCGGTCTGCTCCAGACAACCACGGCCTGTGGCGAGTTCTGGGGTCACAACGGCCTGGTCCTCGGCGCCATGACCTGGTCCCTCTCCAGCCCGGACGGCCGCCGCCAGGTCTCGCTCGGTTTCAACCTCACCCGCTACGAGAAGCTCGACGCCCACAAGCAGCCCATACCGGACACGATCGACGCGGCCATGGACGCCCATCTGGCGCAGGCCATATGCGGCACCAAGGCCGGCACGGACAGCAGCTCGGGGCAGTCTTCAGCCCCGTCCCAGCCCAATTCCCGGATCCAGCCCCACAACTGGCTGCCTATCAGGAGTGCAGATGCCCACTGA
- a CDS encoding nuclear transport factor 2 family protein, translating into MPTDAISPMDRLLAERACERLILDFVHRLDLGDPGSVAELFTEDGIWQWPHDDRRIVGREALREYFGSRPADRLSRRLMTNILVSVTSATTATAVSYLTTYRVDGYVDGLVPPQLPANVGHYEDTFRKVDGIWLLATRSTHLAFGGATQRLTPPSGS; encoded by the coding sequence ATGCCCACTGATGCAATCTCCCCCATGGACCGGCTGCTCGCCGAGCGCGCCTGCGAGCGTCTGATCCTCGACTTCGTCCACCGCCTCGACCTCGGGGACCCGGGCTCCGTGGCGGAACTGTTCACGGAGGACGGCATCTGGCAATGGCCCCATGACGACCGCCGCATCGTGGGCCGCGAGGCGCTGCGCGAGTATTTCGGCTCCCGCCCGGCGGACCGGCTCTCACGGCGCCTGATGACGAACATCCTGGTCTCCGTCACCTCCGCCACGACCGCAACCGCTGTCTCCTACCTCACCACCTACCGCGTCGACGGCTACGTCGACGGCCTGGTTCCGCCCCAACTCCCCGCCAATGTGGGCCACTACGAAGACACCTTCCGCAAGGTCGACGGCATATGGCTGCTCGCCACCCGAAGCACCCACCTGGCCTTCGGCGGCGCCACGCAACGCCTCACGCCCCCGAGCGGCAGCTGA
- a CDS encoding methylated-DNA--[protein]-cysteine S-methyltransferase, translating to MNTRSTPATTAASPAASPGPTFYTAHDSPLGELLLVGVASPTAPGGIALTSLSLPGQRGAGAVGAHWRRDAAPFAEAVRQLRAYFAGEPTRFALEFRATGTEFQERVWRALDEIPYGTTTTYGRLAEALGVARAEVRAVGSAIGANPLLIVRPCHRVIGADGSIRGYAAGVEDKVALLTHEGALQPTLI from the coding sequence ATGAACACCCGCAGCACGCCCGCCACCACCGCCGCCTCTCCCGCTGCCTCCCCCGGCCCGACGTTCTACACCGCCCACGACAGCCCCCTCGGCGAGCTGCTGCTGGTCGGTGTGGCCTCCCCCACCGCGCCCGGTGGCATCGCTCTGACCTCGCTCTCGCTCCCCGGACAGCGCGGCGCCGGCGCCGTAGGGGCGCACTGGCGCCGCGATGCCGCTCCGTTCGCCGAGGCCGTCCGCCAGTTGCGGGCGTACTTCGCCGGCGAGCCGACCCGTTTCGCGCTGGAGTTCCGCGCCACCGGCACGGAGTTCCAGGAACGCGTCTGGCGAGCCCTCGACGAGATCCCTTACGGCACCACGACTACGTACGGCCGGCTCGCCGAGGCGCTCGGCGTTGCTCGTGCCGAGGTCCGTGCGGTGGGATCCGCGATCGGAGCCAATCCGCTGCTGATCGTGCGGCCCTGCCATCGGGTGATCGGCGCGGACGGCTCCATACGGGGTTATGCAGCCGGCGTGGAAGACAAAGTCGCGCTGCTGACGCATGAGGGCGCCCTTCAGCCCACCCTCATCTGA
- a CDS encoding IS110 family transposase: MIDVSEIGAFLGLDVGKSEHHATAVTPAGRKAFDKRLPNSEPKLRDVFAKLKAKHGTVLVVVDQPASIGALPLAVARDMDCPVAYLPGLTMRRIADLYPGEAKTDARDAFIIADAARSMPHTLRAVELADEAVAELEMIVGFDDDLAGEATRISNRLRGLLTQIHPSLERVLGPRMQHPAVLKLLDQCGSPAQVRKAGRRRLVNLIRPKAPRMAERLVDDIFTALDEQTVVVPGTAAAALIVPSLASSLQSVLDQRKLLATRIEELLEAHPLSKVLTSMPGIGVRTGARILIDIGDASSFPSAAHLAAYAGLAPATRSSGSSIRGEQPSRRGNKQLKRAFFLSAFAALADPVSRAYYDKKIAQGKHHTQALLCLARRRADVLFAMLRDGTFYQPQPAPTG; encoded by the coding sequence GTGATCGACGTCAGTGAGATCGGCGCCTTCCTCGGCCTGGACGTCGGCAAGAGCGAACACCACGCCACCGCCGTCACTCCGGCCGGAAGGAAGGCCTTCGACAAGCGGCTGCCCAACAGCGAACCCAAGCTCCGCGACGTGTTCGCCAAGCTGAAAGCCAAGCACGGCACCGTGCTCGTGGTCGTCGACCAGCCCGCCTCCATCGGCGCCCTGCCGCTGGCCGTGGCCCGCGACATGGACTGCCCCGTGGCTTACCTGCCGGGCCTGACGATGCGGCGGATCGCCGACCTCTACCCCGGTGAAGCCAAAACCGACGCCCGCGACGCCTTCATCATCGCGGACGCGGCCCGGTCGATGCCGCACACTCTGCGGGCCGTCGAGCTTGCCGACGAGGCAGTAGCCGAGCTGGAAATGATCGTGGGTTTCGACGACGACCTGGCCGGCGAAGCCACCCGCATCAGCAACAGACTGCGGGGACTGCTGACACAGATCCACCCGTCGCTGGAACGGGTACTGGGACCGCGAATGCAGCACCCAGCCGTGCTCAAGCTGCTCGACCAGTGCGGTTCGCCGGCCCAGGTCCGCAAGGCCGGACGGCGTCGGCTGGTGAACCTGATCCGCCCAAAGGCACCACGGATGGCGGAACGGCTCGTCGATGACATCTTCACCGCCCTGGACGAGCAGACAGTGGTCGTGCCAGGCACGGCCGCGGCCGCATTGATCGTCCCCAGCCTCGCCAGCTCGCTCCAGTCGGTACTTGACCAGCGCAAACTCCTCGCCACAAGGATCGAGGAACTGCTGGAGGCTCACCCTCTTTCCAAGGTCCTGACGTCCATGCCGGGGATCGGCGTCAGGACCGGAGCACGCATCCTCATCGACATCGGCGACGCCAGCAGCTTCCCCAGCGCCGCCCACCTCGCCGCCTACGCCGGCCTCGCCCCGGCAACCCGCAGTTCCGGGTCCTCCATCCGCGGCGAACAGCCATCGCGCAGAGGAAACAAACAGCTCAAACGCGCCTTCTTCCTCTCCGCGTTCGCCGCCCTGGCCGACCCCGTCTCCAGGGCCTACTACGACAAGAAGATCGCCCAGGGAAAACACCACACCCAAGCCCTCCTCTGCCTCGCCAGACGACGAGCCGACGTGCTCTTCGCCATGCTCCGCGACGGCACCTTCTACCAACCCCAACCAGCCCCCACGGGTTGA